A window from Luteibacter flocculans encodes these proteins:
- a CDS encoding serine aminopeptidase domain-containing protein has protein sequence MHPDAELPFFFGADGGLFGMYHAPTLPARRAVLMCPPLGQDLIRCHRVYRQLAQALMAQGLAVLRFDYHGTGDSAGDSVHVDWDRCVADTVIAADELRRRAGVERVVAFGARLGGSIALCAASRARFAEVIAWDPVLDGDAYVAALDAMQAALREDADRFTRPRSHADVAEQWLGFDVGAALREQLSTLRVASADVPTMVLDSLPVSAEPRWEALVSSRGRVAALSPPTPWDDLRRLETAILSQPLIQAVSGRLKETA, from the coding sequence ATGCATCCTGACGCGGAATTGCCGTTCTTCTTCGGTGCCGACGGTGGTCTGTTCGGCATGTATCACGCGCCGACGCTGCCCGCACGACGTGCCGTGCTGATGTGCCCGCCACTGGGCCAGGACCTGATCCGTTGCCATCGCGTCTACCGGCAGTTGGCGCAGGCGTTGATGGCACAGGGGCTCGCGGTGCTGCGCTTCGACTATCACGGTACAGGCGACTCCGCGGGCGACAGCGTACACGTCGATTGGGACCGTTGTGTCGCCGACACGGTCATCGCGGCCGATGAGCTGCGTCGACGCGCCGGTGTGGAACGCGTGGTGGCCTTCGGCGCCCGACTGGGCGGCAGCATCGCTCTTTGTGCCGCATCGCGCGCGCGCTTTGCCGAAGTGATCGCATGGGATCCCGTGCTGGACGGCGACGCATATGTTGCGGCGCTCGATGCCATGCAGGCGGCGTTGCGCGAGGACGCCGATCGCTTCACCCGGCCGCGCAGCCATGCCGACGTGGCCGAGCAGTGGCTCGGCTTCGATGTCGGTGCCGCGCTTCGCGAGCAGTTGTCTACGTTGCGCGTGGCCTCGGCAGACGTCCCGACGATGGTGCTCGATTCCTTGCCTGTCTCGGCAGAACCGCGCTGGGAAGCGCTGGTGTCCTCGCGCGGTCGCGTGGCCGCGCTGTCGCCGCCCACGCCGTGGGACGACCTGCGTCGACTGGAGACCGCCATTCTCTCCCAACCCCTGATCCAGGCCGTCAGCGGCCGCTTGAAGGAGACGGCGTAA
- a CDS encoding alpha/beta hydrolase, whose product MREEAHRFGRGRHLVGVAGLPDTEPGETGVIVLNAGLVHRIGPFRLHVELTRRLNASGYPTLRFDLSTLGDSSATGGGQTRTQQVCADVDDAMKLLAERAGCTRFVLFGLCSGAQNAHIVAATDPRISGAVFLDGYAYRTLGHRLRHYLPRLTDPERWARMLRPGAANGEREAKPASEPVFAVAPAPREEVIADFAGMVSRGMKLYLVYSGGISAYFNHARQFRECFGRVMKHPAVTTRYIAEADHTYILTGDRARLLDGVGGWLTRHFPPALARSHA is encoded by the coding sequence ATGCGCGAGGAAGCCCATCGCTTCGGTCGAGGCCGTCACCTGGTTGGTGTCGCTGGTTTGCCCGATACCGAACCGGGCGAGACGGGCGTCATCGTGCTCAATGCGGGGCTGGTCCATCGCATCGGACCGTTCCGGCTGCATGTGGAACTGACCCGTCGACTCAACGCTTCCGGCTATCCGACGCTTCGCTTCGATCTCTCGACGCTCGGCGACAGCAGCGCGACGGGCGGTGGACAGACCCGCACGCAGCAGGTGTGTGCGGACGTGGATGACGCGATGAAGCTGCTCGCCGAGCGCGCCGGCTGCACTCGCTTCGTGTTGTTCGGCCTGTGCTCCGGCGCGCAGAACGCGCACATCGTCGCCGCGACCGACCCGCGCATCTCAGGGGCGGTGTTTCTCGACGGATATGCGTATCGCACGCTCGGTCATCGCTTGCGCCATTACCTGCCGCGTCTTACCGACCCGGAACGTTGGGCGCGCATGCTGCGACCCGGCGCGGCCAACGGTGAGCGCGAGGCCAAACCGGCCAGCGAACCCGTCTTTGCGGTGGCGCCGGCGCCACGCGAGGAAGTCATCGCGGATTTTGCCGGCATGGTCTCGCGGGGCATGAAGCTCTATCTGGTCTATTCCGGCGGCATCAGCGCCTACTTCAATCACGCCCGGCAATTCCGCGAATGCTTTGGACGGGTGATGAAGCATCCCGCCGTGACGACGCGCTACATCGCTGAGGCCGATCACACCTACATCCTCACCGGCGACCGGGCACGTCTCCTCGATGGCGTCGGCGGCTGGCTCACGCGCCATTTCCCACCGGCACTCGCCCGGAGTCATGCATGA
- the galE gene encoding UDP-glucose 4-epimerase GalE, which produces MNSVLVTGGAGYIGSHTVQQLVERGDRVVVLDNLSTGFREAVHGAVLIEGDVGDMDLVSRVLEAHRVDAVLHFAAHTVVPESVSDPLKYYGNNTCNTRNLLACCARAGVDKFIFSSTAAVYGTTEAGVADENTVTRPINPYGTSKLMSETMLRDWCATGAMRHVILRYFNVAGCDPSGRIGHSTPQATLLVKVACEHAVGKRPCISIYGTDYDTPDGTGVRDFIHVEDLAAAHLRALDYLRGGGDSLTLNCGYGHGYSVREVLDAVARVAGHRLNVVELPRRPGDIPSLIARSDRLREVLGWTPRYDDLDVIVGTALAWEHHLAGSDVRAASVA; this is translated from the coding sequence ATGAACTCGGTCCTCGTCACAGGCGGCGCCGGTTACATCGGCAGCCATACGGTGCAGCAACTGGTCGAGCGCGGTGATCGCGTCGTGGTGCTCGACAACCTCTCCACCGGGTTCCGCGAGGCCGTCCACGGCGCGGTCCTGATCGAAGGGGACGTGGGCGACATGGATCTCGTGTCCCGCGTGCTGGAAGCGCACCGCGTGGACGCCGTGTTGCACTTTGCGGCACACACCGTGGTGCCGGAGTCGGTCAGCGATCCGCTGAAGTACTACGGCAACAACACCTGCAATACGCGTAACCTCCTGGCGTGCTGTGCACGCGCGGGCGTGGACAAGTTCATCTTTTCGTCCACGGCTGCCGTCTACGGAACGACCGAGGCCGGTGTCGCCGACGAGAACACCGTGACACGGCCCATCAATCCTTACGGCACATCGAAGCTCATGTCCGAGACGATGCTGCGCGATTGGTGCGCCACGGGCGCGATGCGTCATGTGATCCTCCGCTACTTCAACGTGGCCGGTTGCGACCCGTCGGGCCGGATCGGTCATTCCACGCCGCAGGCGACGCTGCTGGTCAAGGTGGCTTGCGAGCACGCCGTGGGCAAGCGGCCCTGCATCTCCATCTACGGCACGGACTACGACACGCCGGATGGCACGGGGGTGCGCGATTTCATCCACGTGGAAGATCTCGCCGCGGCACACCTGCGCGCGCTGGATTATCTGCGCGGCGGTGGCGATTCGCTCACGCTGAATTGTGGCTACGGGCATGGCTACAGCGTCCGCGAAGTGCTGGACGCGGTGGCGCGCGTAGCCGGCCATCGCCTCAATGTGGTGGAGCTACCGCGCCGTCCTGGTGATATTCCCAGCCTCATCGCGCGCAGCGATCGCCTGCGCGAGGTGCTCGGATGGACACCGCGCTACGACGATCTCGACGTGATCGTGGGAACCGCGCTCGCGTGGGAACACCACCTGGCTGGCAGCGACGTCCGCGCTGCGTCGGTGGCATGA
- a CDS encoding oligosaccharide flippase family protein — protein MNRRLAVLRSVGIVTVSTYIEYALGLLMSVWIARSLGPADFGRYAFTIWLCGWLIVCSNHALTTSSTKFIAEADGMGDPHLGSHLAARFSRIQTVSSAIVIALFVAVACVVRPSEWEGSLLPVMALVVVAVVAKANYAMLVAIGKGQERFEPEAIATVIGGVVGMLLVLAAMLIHAGLVSFVALFTLACLLLNVINRLAYRHYCRPYAAGAIPPTVAKRVNRHLRLTAGLVLMGSFRAGTIEVFLLTTFTGSVAVGYFAIAGTLTRGAVQLFSVGLTSTLLPYMAKTFGESGTARAARFLSEATRFYWAVGVAIAGLGIVTTPEIVRLMYGTRYVDAIPAIEATLVLGGLLLIGNGIAAFQTVVDRQDDRIRIAVVALVANLVLGVALVPPLGLAGAVLTYAGTRIVEMALAIHYLRKATSGALPIAAMSRLFAVGLVATLAAWAATAATPSRLGFLVGAATFVALYVPGSLLVRYWTTDDVQLMTGLGRRLGPPGRVLVRVLHAIHPPVAKASP, from the coding sequence ATGAACCGTCGTCTCGCCGTATTACGCAGTGTCGGTATCGTCACGGTGTCCACGTACATCGAGTACGCGCTCGGGCTGTTGATGAGCGTGTGGATCGCGCGCTCCCTCGGTCCCGCGGACTTCGGCCGTTATGCGTTCACGATATGGCTGTGCGGCTGGTTGATCGTCTGTTCCAACCATGCACTCACGACCTCGTCGACGAAGTTCATCGCCGAAGCCGATGGCATGGGCGATCCCCATCTGGGCTCGCATCTTGCCGCGCGCTTCTCGCGCATCCAGACGGTCAGTTCCGCCATTGTCATCGCCTTGTTCGTCGCCGTGGCCTGCGTTGTCCGCCCATCGGAATGGGAAGGCTCGCTGTTGCCGGTCATGGCACTGGTGGTCGTCGCGGTGGTGGCGAAGGCGAACTACGCCATGCTCGTCGCCATCGGCAAAGGCCAGGAACGCTTCGAACCCGAGGCCATCGCGACCGTCATCGGCGGTGTCGTGGGCATGCTGTTGGTGCTTGCGGCCATGTTGATTCATGCAGGTCTGGTCTCCTTCGTGGCCCTGTTCACGCTGGCCTGCCTTCTGCTTAACGTCATCAACCGCCTCGCCTACCGCCACTACTGTCGCCCCTATGCGGCGGGTGCCATCCCGCCGACCGTGGCGAAGCGGGTGAACCGCCATTTGCGCCTGACCGCGGGTCTCGTGCTCATGGGCTCGTTTCGTGCGGGAACGATCGAGGTCTTTCTGCTCACGACATTCACCGGTTCGGTGGCGGTGGGCTATTTCGCGATTGCCGGCACGCTGACTCGCGGCGCGGTGCAACTGTTCTCGGTAGGGCTCACCTCGACGTTGCTTCCCTACATGGCGAAGACCTTCGGTGAGAGCGGCACCGCGCGCGCCGCGCGCTTTCTTTCCGAGGCCACACGTTTCTACTGGGCAGTCGGCGTCGCCATCGCGGGGCTGGGCATCGTCACCACGCCGGAGATCGTGCGCCTGATGTATGGCACGCGGTACGTCGATGCCATTCCCGCCATCGAGGCCACCCTCGTGCTCGGTGGTCTGCTGCTGATCGGCAACGGCATCGCCGCGTTCCAGACCGTGGTCGATCGCCAGGATGACCGCATCCGCATCGCGGTGGTCGCGCTGGTCGCGAACCTCGTGCTCGGTGTCGCACTCGTACCCCCGCTGGGGCTGGCCGGCGCCGTGCTCACCTACGCGGGTACGCGCATCGTGGAAATGGCGCTCGCCATCCATTACCTGCGCAAGGCGACTAGCGGCGCTTTGCCGATCGCGGCGATGTCGCGCCTGTTCGCCGTGGGTCTCGTCGCCACGCTGGCCGCCTGGGCGGCGACCGCTGCCACGCCGTCGCGGCTCGGTTTCCTCGTCGGCGCGGCCACGTTCGTTGCCCTGTACGTGCCGGGAAGCCTGCTTGTTCGCTACTGGACGACGGACGACGTCCAGTTGATGACCGGACTCGGTCGCCGTCTGGGGCCACCCGGCCGCGTGCTCGTGCGCGTGCTGCACGCCATCCATCCACCGGTCGCGAAGGCCAGCCCATGA
- a CDS encoding GNAT family N-acetyltransferase → MSYVCSIVENLDALHAWRDELARVAERPGAASGIVQHPDWIAFEVTSRHDGTVPHVVVVHDGHGHVAGYLPLLAIDHTARLDIAGRRVRLYRGAALRLLGTGVVATEEDRATVERTVARQLAANREIRVVRVQEADLPNRFAMALSAQAGFRIVAAHLLDQVHWSIDPQASSEAWLAGMDKKKRADQLQRVGRAYRKLGGDAALHVFDRGEDMARYCRLMNEVYARTWHHDDLPIDWELPERVALFRRLADAGHLIGHVVVRDGRPLAYVHGYRIGGTYLVDDLGYDEDVAKVGIGSVAVFQAVRQLIDRFPGERISFGYGDNQYKRLLSTRAEPCGSLYVIRSTPVTAGFHAYAPMRWLYRTLHRARRELRDRRPVTS, encoded by the coding sequence ATGAGTTACGTCTGTTCGATCGTCGAGAACCTGGACGCGCTGCACGCGTGGCGCGACGAGCTCGCTCGCGTGGCCGAACGACCGGGCGCCGCGAGCGGCATCGTGCAGCATCCCGACTGGATCGCCTTCGAGGTGACCAGCCGGCACGACGGCACCGTGCCCCATGTGGTGGTGGTGCATGACGGCCATGGGCATGTTGCAGGGTATCTTCCGTTGCTCGCCATCGACCACACGGCGCGGTTGGACATCGCCGGTCGTCGGGTTCGCCTTTACCGTGGGGCGGCACTGCGGCTGCTCGGTACCGGTGTGGTGGCGACCGAGGAGGATCGCGCCACGGTCGAGCGAACGGTGGCGCGGCAACTGGCGGCCAACCGCGAGATCCGCGTCGTGCGCGTGCAGGAGGCGGACCTGCCAAACCGCTTCGCGATGGCGTTATCGGCGCAGGCTGGCTTCCGTATCGTTGCGGCGCATCTGCTCGATCAGGTGCACTGGTCGATCGACCCGCAGGCCTCTTCGGAAGCCTGGCTTGCGGGCATGGACAAGAAGAAGCGCGCCGATCAGTTGCAGCGGGTCGGTCGTGCCTATCGCAAGCTCGGTGGCGATGCTGCGCTGCATGTCTTCGACCGCGGCGAGGACATGGCACGTTATTGCCGTCTGATGAACGAGGTGTATGCACGCACCTGGCACCATGACGATCTGCCGATCGACTGGGAGCTGCCGGAGCGCGTGGCGCTGTTCCGACGCCTGGCGGACGCGGGCCACCTGATCGGTCACGTGGTGGTGCGCGACGGGCGGCCGCTGGCCTACGTGCATGGCTACCGCATCGGCGGCACCTATCTCGTGGACGACCTCGGCTATGACGAGGACGTGGCGAAGGTGGGCATCGGTTCGGTGGCGGTGTTCCAGGCCGTGCGCCAGTTGATCGACCGCTTTCCGGGCGAACGCATCAGCTTCGGCTACGGCGACAACCAGTACAAGCGCCTGCTCTCGACACGCGCCGAACCCTGCGGTTCGCTGTATGTGATTCGCTCCACGCCCGTCACGGCGGGGTTCCACGCGTACGCGCCGATGCGCTGGCTCTATCGCACGCTGCACCGCGCGCGTCGTGAGTTGCGCGACCGGCGGCCCGTGACCTCGTAG
- a CDS encoding TIGR04325 family methyltransferase → MNTQVVTPVYQDAKAGLPLVRSWLEARYKRRFFAHRALTHHLYRGVFRSFDEAQASIPEANTVGYDNSESAELYRERTRRVFINDYPMMYWLGRWLAEGARRVFDIGGHIGIAYYAYQKYVAYPQGLRWTVMDVPAVNAAGEQWAREHDPQRRLDFAADIAQASGADVLFAAGSLQYLRYALAEALAGMPHRPRFLLLNSVPIHMRESYFTVQNIGTACCPYRVTAEREFLGGLAALGYELQDRWENQQRSCTVPFHPDLSLDRYFGFAFRAAGAPHP, encoded by the coding sequence ATGAACACCCAGGTCGTGACCCCTGTGTACCAGGATGCGAAGGCCGGCTTGCCGTTGGTTCGTTCATGGCTCGAAGCGCGCTACAAGCGCCGGTTCTTTGCGCACCGCGCGTTGACCCATCATCTGTATCGCGGTGTGTTCCGCAGCTTCGACGAGGCGCAGGCGAGCATTCCCGAGGCGAATACCGTTGGCTACGACAACAGCGAGTCCGCCGAACTTTATCGCGAGCGCACACGCCGGGTCTTCATCAACGACTACCCCATGATGTACTGGCTCGGCCGCTGGCTCGCGGAGGGTGCGCGCCGCGTGTTCGACATTGGCGGACACATTGGCATTGCCTACTACGCGTACCAGAAATACGTGGCGTATCCGCAGGGTCTGCGCTGGACGGTCATGGATGTGCCCGCGGTGAACGCAGCCGGCGAGCAGTGGGCGCGCGAGCACGATCCGCAGCGCCGCCTGGACTTTGCCGCGGACATCGCCCAGGCCTCCGGCGCCGACGTGCTGTTTGCCGCCGGGTCGCTGCAATACCTGCGCTATGCGCTGGCGGAGGCGCTGGCGGGTATGCCGCACCGGCCCCGGTTTCTTCTGCTGAATTCCGTGCCGATCCATATGCGGGAGTCGTATTTCACGGTGCAGAACATCGGCACCGCCTGCTGTCCCTACCGGGTTACGGCCGAGCGGGAATTCCTGGGCGGGCTCGCGGCACTGGGCTACGAGCTGCAGGACCGCTGGGAGAACCAGCAACGCAGTTGCACCGTGCCGTTCCACCCCGATCTCTCGCTCGACCGGTATTTCGGTTTCGCCTTTCGCGCGGCCGGCGCGCCGCACCCTTAG
- a CDS encoding DMT family transporter: MSPSRKAHLQIHFCVLLWGFTAILGKLIVLPALPLVWWRMLLVSGTLLLVPRVWRGLRAMPSRLLFSYAGIGVIVALHWLTFYGAIKLANASVAATCIALCPVFLALVEPWVTGRRFDPRELLVGAAVVPGVALVAGGLPGDMRLGLAVGVLSAVFVAFFSAWNKRLIEHADALTVTFVELGTGALFLTALAPFFVTPAFVVPDLHDGVLLLVLAFGCTLLPFVLALTALRHLSAFATQMVTNLEPVYAIVLAIPLLGEQRELGWSFYVGVAIILGAVFAHPLLHRKDKAKAETGDLVAP; encoded by the coding sequence ATGTCGCCGTCCCGCAAAGCTCACCTGCAAATCCACTTCTGCGTCCTGCTCTGGGGCTTCACCGCCATCCTCGGCAAGTTGATCGTCCTGCCTGCGCTGCCGCTGGTCTGGTGGCGCATGCTCTTGGTCTCCGGCACGCTGCTGCTGGTGCCGCGGGTGTGGCGCGGACTGCGCGCGATGCCGTCCCGGCTGCTGTTCTCCTATGCCGGCATCGGCGTGATCGTCGCCCTGCACTGGCTCACCTTCTATGGCGCGATCAAGCTGGCGAACGCCTCGGTCGCTGCGACCTGCATCGCGCTGTGCCCCGTGTTTCTCGCGCTGGTCGAACCCTGGGTGACCGGGCGCCGCTTCGATCCCCGGGAGTTGCTGGTCGGCGCTGCCGTGGTCCCCGGCGTGGCACTGGTCGCGGGAGGCCTTCCCGGCGACATGCGGCTGGGGCTTGCGGTAGGCGTGTTGTCCGCCGTGTTCGTGGCGTTCTTCAGCGCCTGGAACAAGCGGCTCATCGAGCATGCCGATGCACTGACCGTCACCTTCGTGGAATTGGGTACGGGCGCGCTGTTCCTCACGGCGCTGGCGCCGTTCTTCGTGACGCCTGCGTTTGTCGTGCCCGACCTGCACGACGGCGTGCTGCTTCTCGTGCTCGCCTTCGGCTGCACGCTGCTGCCTTTCGTACTCGCCCTCACCGCGTTGCGCCACCTTTCGGCGTTCGCGACGCAGATGGTCACCAATCTGGAGCCGGTGTACGCGATCGTGCTCGCCATTCCGCTGCTCGGCGAGCAACGCGAACTCGGTTGGAGTTTCTACGTGGGCGTTGCCATCATTCTTGGCGCCGTGTTCGCCCATCCCTTGCTGCATCGCAAGGACAAGGCGAAGGCGGAGACCGGCGACCTCGTCGCGCCGTGA
- a CDS encoding AsmA family protein has translation MRRGRKIVAWLVGILVLLIVAVVLFIAFFDWNRLKPTINEKVSEAIGRPFAIRGDLSAHWSREPGESGLVGWIPWPHFTARDISVSNPSWAKNPQFATLDTVEFRLSPFPLIAHRIVIPEVRLGQPNVALERTKNGDNTWTFKLPESTGPSEWQLELNAIAFDKGHIDLTDAMNRITMGIDVTPLGKGIPFDEIMAQQETDARAQAKRTTGASAKAMAKTDADEKDRQDTTKKQQVYYFAWDAKGTYKQATLSAKARTGGVLALRDADKPFPVQADARFGDTHIAFVGTLTDPLNMGALDVRLWFSGTSMSHLYDLTGVTLPDTPPFATEGHLRANLKKGASVYTYENFSGRVGGSDLGGSLVYDTRGARPKLSGSLKSNQLLFSDLAPLIGGGSDKEKAERGDAVAQPADKVLPVEPFKTDRWNAMDADVTFTGVKIVHGERLPIDNLSTHLIMQDAVLTLDPLKFGVAGGTVGSNIKLDGSRTPMKGGFNLGARHLKLKQLFPTFAPMQTSFGELNGDASLTATGNSPAALLGTLNGEVKLLIDDGAISSSLLELAGLNVGSYAVNKLFGDEVVKINCMAADLVSTNGIMDSRLFAFDTEKALINVTGNINFRDEKLDLDVVPHTKGFRIFSLRSPLYVHGTFKNPAPGVHAGPLILRGGGAVALAVFAAPVAALAALAVPESGQADATQCKPLLDDLRKAPPKANAK, from the coding sequence ATGCGGCGCGGCAGGAAAATCGTGGCTTGGTTGGTCGGGATACTCGTTCTGCTCATTGTGGCAGTGGTGTTGTTCATCGCCTTTTTCGACTGGAACCGGCTCAAGCCCACGATCAACGAAAAGGTCTCCGAGGCGATCGGGCGGCCTTTCGCCATCCGCGGCGACCTCTCGGCACACTGGTCGCGCGAACCCGGCGAAAGCGGCCTGGTCGGATGGATCCCCTGGCCGCACTTCACGGCGCGCGACATCAGCGTGTCCAACCCCAGTTGGGCCAAGAACCCGCAATTCGCGACGCTGGACACGGTGGAATTCCGGCTCTCGCCCTTCCCGTTGATCGCGCATCGGATCGTGATTCCGGAAGTCCGCCTCGGCCAGCCGAATGTGGCGCTGGAGCGCACGAAGAATGGCGACAACACCTGGACATTCAAGCTGCCGGAGAGCACCGGTCCGTCGGAATGGCAGCTCGAACTGAACGCCATCGCCTTCGACAAGGGCCATATCGACCTCACCGATGCCATGAACCGGATCACGATGGGCATCGACGTGACGCCGCTCGGCAAGGGCATTCCCTTCGACGAGATCATGGCGCAGCAGGAAACCGATGCGCGAGCGCAGGCCAAGCGCACGACCGGCGCCAGCGCGAAAGCCATGGCAAAGACCGACGCTGACGAGAAGGACCGGCAGGACACCACAAAGAAGCAGCAGGTCTACTATTTCGCCTGGGATGCCAAGGGCACCTACAAGCAAGCCACGCTCTCGGCCAAGGCGCGCACGGGCGGCGTGCTTGCGTTGCGCGATGCCGACAAGCCGTTCCCGGTACAGGCCGACGCGCGTTTCGGCGACACGCATATCGCCTTCGTCGGCACGCTTACCGATCCACTGAACATGGGCGCCCTCGACGTGCGCCTGTGGTTCTCAGGCACGAGCATGTCGCACCTGTACGACCTCACCGGCGTCACCCTGCCGGACACGCCGCCGTTCGCCACCGAGGGCCATCTGCGGGCAAACCTCAAGAAGGGCGCCAGCGTCTACACCTATGAAAACTTCAGCGGCCGCGTCGGTGGCAGCGATCTCGGCGGGAGCCTCGTTTACGACACGCGTGGGGCGCGGCCCAAGCTCAGCGGCAGCCTCAAGTCCAACCAGTTGCTGTTCAGCGACCTCGCGCCACTCATCGGCGGCGGCTCCGACAAGGAAAAGGCGGAACGCGGCGACGCGGTAGCCCAGCCCGCCGACAAGGTGCTGCCGGTCGAGCCGTTCAAGACCGACCGCTGGAACGCCATGGACGCGGACGTGACCTTTACCGGCGTCAAGATCGTCCACGGCGAACGGCTGCCGATCGACAACCTGTCCACCCATCTGATCATGCAGGATGCCGTGCTGACGCTGGACCCGCTCAAATTCGGCGTGGCGGGCGGTACCGTCGGCAGCAATATCAAGCTCGACGGATCGCGGACGCCGATGAAGGGCGGTTTCAACCTGGGCGCACGCCATCTCAAGCTGAAACAGTTATTCCCCACGTTCGCGCCGATGCAGACGAGCTTTGGCGAGTTGAACGGCGACGCCTCCCTCACGGCGACGGGCAATTCGCCCGCCGCTTTGCTGGGTACCCTCAATGGCGAGGTCAAGCTGCTGATCGACGACGGCGCGATCAGCAGTTCGCTGCTGGAGCTGGCGGGCCTCAATGTCGGCAGCTACGCAGTGAACAAGCTGTTCGGCGACGAGGTGGTGAAGATCAACTGCATGGCCGCCGATCTCGTCTCGACCAACGGCATCATGGATTCGCGGCTGTTCGCGTTCGACACCGAGAAGGCACTGATCAACGTCACGGGCAACATCAACTTCCGCGACGAGAAGCTCGACCTCGATGTCGTGCCGCATACCAAGGGCTTCCGGATCTTCTCGCTGCGCTCGCCGCTGTACGTGCATGGCACGTTCAAGAACCCGGCCCCCGGCGTGCATGCCGGGCCGCTGATCCTGCGTGGCGGCGGCGCCGTGGCCCTGGCCGTGTTCGCGGCTCCCGTGGCGGCACTGGCCGCCCTGGCCGTACCCGAAAGCGGCCAGGCGGACGCGACGCAGTGCAAGCCCTTGCTGGACGACCTGCGCAAGGCGCCGCCCAAGGCGAACGCAAAATAA
- a CDS encoding siderophore-interacting protein: MSDRHAIVRVRHPLKMRRLQVVRVVRLTPHMVRVTLAGDDLHGFVSASPDDHVKLFFPVADGALNLPTLGPEGPVYPEGVEPSPSRDYTPRRYDAARQELEIDFVLHGEGPASTWAEHATVGDRLGVGGPRGSMIVPRDFDHYVIVGDATALPAIGRWLEEWPETIPMTVLVEVPSNEERQVLQRDVRWFVAGESPGLDEALASLPLPPGDTFWWVATESGRARALRSLLVERRGIDKDFVKATGYWQA, encoded by the coding sequence ATGAGCGACCGGCATGCCATCGTACGGGTTCGTCACCCGCTGAAGATGCGCCGGTTGCAGGTCGTTCGCGTGGTTCGGCTCACGCCGCACATGGTGCGTGTGACCCTCGCGGGCGACGACCTGCATGGCTTCGTATCCGCCTCGCCGGACGATCACGTGAAGCTGTTCTTTCCCGTAGCGGACGGCGCGCTGAACCTGCCGACGCTGGGCCCGGAAGGCCCGGTCTACCCCGAAGGCGTCGAACCGTCGCCATCACGCGACTACACCCCGCGCCGGTACGACGCAGCACGCCAGGAACTGGAGATCGACTTCGTCCTGCACGGCGAGGGCCCCGCATCCACCTGGGCGGAGCACGCCACCGTGGGCGACCGTCTGGGCGTGGGCGGGCCGCGCGGTTCGATGATCGTGCCGCGCGACTTCGACCACTACGTGATCGTCGGCGATGCCACCGCCCTGCCCGCCATCGGTCGCTGGCTGGAGGAATGGCCCGAAACGATCCCCATGACCGTGCTCGTCGAAGTGCCGTCGAACGAGGAACGCCAGGTGCTGCAGCGCGATGTCCGCTGGTTCGTCGCAGGCGAATCGCCCGGCCTCGACGAAGCACTGGCGTCGCTGCCCTTGCCTCCGGGCGACACCTTCTGGTGGGTCGCCACGGAATCCGGACGGGCCCGTGCCCTGCGTTCCCTGCTGGTGGAAAGGCGCGGAATCGACAAGGACTTCGTCAAGGCAACCGGCTACTGGCAGGCATGA
- a CDS encoding PadR family transcriptional regulator — translation MHFFHHARHHFMDSMQAIGRGGRFGGGGPFGFDDRDGMRGGRGGGRFGGRMFGTGDLRLLLLALIEEQPRHGYELIRTIEEMFEGQYSPSPGAIYPTLTMLEELGYARVEAETGGKKLYAITDEGRAFLAENRDTLEALTERLQVMSRHMRRMSVPNPVREAMHALKHQLMNHHKSWDDDEARRVAKLIEATAKAVGERQG, via the coding sequence ATGCACTTTTTCCATCACGCCAGGCACCACTTCATGGACTCCATGCAGGCCATCGGCCGGGGCGGGCGCTTCGGCGGGGGCGGCCCGTTCGGCTTCGACGACCGCGACGGCATGCGGGGTGGGCGCGGCGGCGGTCGTTTCGGCGGCCGCATGTTCGGTACGGGCGACCTGCGCCTGCTGTTGCTCGCCCTTATCGAAGAGCAACCGCGCCACGGCTATGAACTGATCCGGACGATCGAAGAAATGTTCGAGGGCCAATACAGCCCGAGCCCCGGCGCCATCTACCCCACGCTGACCATGCTCGAAGAACTCGGCTATGCACGCGTCGAAGCCGAGACCGGCGGCAAGAAGCTCTATGCGATCACCGACGAGGGTCGCGCGTTCCTTGCCGAGAACCGCGACACCCTGGAAGCATTGACCGAACGGTTGCAGGTCATGTCCCGGCACATGCGCCGGATGAGCGTGCCGAACCCTGTGCGCGAAGCGATGCACGCGCTGAAGCACCAGCTCATGAATCACCACAAGAGTTGGGACGACGACGAGGCTCGTCGGGTGGCGAAGCTGATCGAGGCAACCGCGAAGGCGGTGGGGGAGCGCCAGGGATGA